In Phaseolus vulgaris cultivar G19833 chromosome 10, P. vulgaris v2.0, whole genome shotgun sequence, a single genomic region encodes these proteins:
- the LOC137818894 gene encoding putative F-box/FBD/LRR-repeat protein At1g78840 isoform X1, translating to MIGSFNQTDSIECCEAAMQKAYSQESGPALKKSKTKILASQNVDYCEMAESEDRLSDMPDCLIHHILSFLETKDAIQTSVLSKRWRYLWVSVPCLNFSSKSFTRLVDFKKFVLWVLNHRDSSHVKLLVYYRFGVDYATDQHLLNKVIEYAASHGVEEIKINLRAKTSGSPPVEIPLSLFSCQSLKKLELKDCHPTNVSSPIGCKSLDLLHLEQFAMDPAAADFSNPFASLAELFGFTTLTTLHLNNFTLCYTGIDCLDPFANCVHMKNLHLSEMSFKSDLNPKDFVISAPKLSNLNLMCNRFKCKIVVAAPQLSNFTYLYSTPCAFFEFRLPSLDGLVIDIHEPHDRFEKCRRRKREETLHGLINMLRGCHSAEAIKLSFCTAAVTCGTAALLKPESLPPSKLKSLNFGVGSTYKIFINNLDHITAYFRNCSQHADFEIVAV from the exons ATGATAGGAAGCTTCAACCAGACTGATTCAATTGAGTGCTGTGAAGCTGCAATGCAGAAAGCTTATTCTCAGGAATCTGGTCCTGCACTGAAGAAGTCAAAAACCAAAATTTTGGCTTCTCAAAATGTAGATTATTGTGAAATGGCAGAAAGTGAGGACAGACTTAGTGACATGCCAGATTGTCTTATTCATCACATCTTGTCATTTCTGGAAACAAAGGATGCTATTCAAACTTCTGTTTTATCAAAGAGGTGGAGGTATCTTTGGGTTTCAGTTCCCTGCCTGAATTTCAGTAGCAAATCATTCACTCGGTTGGTTGACTTCAAGAAGTTTGTGCTGTGGGTCCTAAACCACCGTGATTCTTCTCATGTCAAACTTCTTGTTTACTATCGCTTTGGGGTAGATTATGCCACAGATCAACATCTTTTGAATAAGGTTATTGAGTATGCAGCATCACATGGGGTTGAAGAAATCAAAATCAATCTCCGTGCAAAAACATCTGGTAGTCCTCCTGTTGAAATTCCTTTGTCTCTATTTTCTTGCCAATCTTTGAAAAAGCTTGAGTTAAAAGATTGCCATCCTACGAATGTGTCATCCCCTATAGGTTGCAAATCATTGGACCTGTTGCATCTGGAACAGTTTGCAATGGATCCTGCTGCTGCTGACTTTTCAAATCCATTTGCAAGTTTGGCAGAACTATTTGGTTTCACAACGTTGACAACCCTGCATCTAAATAACTTCACTCTGTGTTACACAGGAATTGACTGTCTGGATCCATTTGCTAATTGTGTCCATATGAAGAATTTGCACTTAAGTGAAATGTCCTTTAAGTCAGATTTGAACCCTAAGGATTTTGTGATATCTGCTCCCAAACTCAGTAACTTGAATCTAATGTGCAACCGCTTCAAATGCAAGATTGTAGTTGCTGCACCACAGCTTTCCAATTTCACTTACTTGTATTCTACACCTTGTGCTTTCTTTGAGTTCCGCCTTCCGTCTTTGGATGGCTTGGTCATTGATATACATGAACCACATGATCGATTTGAAAAATGTCGACGAAGGAAAAGAGAGGAGACTCTACATGGTTTGATCAACATGTTACGGGGATGTCATAGTGCAGAGGCTATTAAACTATCTTTCTGTACAGCTGCG GTAACTTGTGGAACTGCAGCCCTGTTAAAGCCAGAATCTTTGCCTCCTAGTAAATTGAAGTCATTGAACTTTGGAGTGGGATCAACATATAAAATCTTCATAAACAACCTTGACCATATAACTGCCTACTTCCGCAATTGTTCTCAGCATGCAGACTTTGAGATTGTGGCTGTTTAG
- the LOC137818894 gene encoding putative F-box/FBD/LRR-repeat protein At4g03220 isoform X2 gives MIGSFNQTDSIECCEAAMQKAYSQESGPALKKSKTKILASQNVDYCEMAESEDRLSDMPDCLIHHILSFLETKDAIQTSVLSKRWRYLWVSVPCLNFSSKSFTRLVDFKKFVLWVLNHRDSSHVKLLVYYRFGVDYATDQHLLNKVIEYAASHGVEEIKINLRAKTSGCKSLDLLHLEQFAMDPAAADFSNPFASLAELFGFTTLTTLHLNNFTLCYTGIDCLDPFANCVHMKNLHLSEMSFKSDLNPKDFVISAPKLSNLNLMCNRFKCKIVVAAPQLSNFTYLYSTPCAFFEFRLPSLDGLVIDIHEPHDRFEKCRRRKREETLHGLINMLRGCHSAEAIKLSFCTAAVTCGTAALLKPESLPPSKLKSLNFGVGSTYKIFINNLDHITAYFRNCSQHADFEIVAV, from the exons ATGATAGGAAGCTTCAACCAGACTGATTCAATTGAGTGCTGTGAAGCTGCAATGCAGAAAGCTTATTCTCAGGAATCTGGTCCTGCACTGAAGAAGTCAAAAACCAAAATTTTGGCTTCTCAAAATGTAGATTATTGTGAAATGGCAGAAAGTGAGGACAGACTTAGTGACATGCCAGATTGTCTTATTCATCACATCTTGTCATTTCTGGAAACAAAGGATGCTATTCAAACTTCTGTTTTATCAAAGAGGTGGAGGTATCTTTGGGTTTCAGTTCCCTGCCTGAATTTCAGTAGCAAATCATTCACTCGGTTGGTTGACTTCAAGAAGTTTGTGCTGTGGGTCCTAAACCACCGTGATTCTTCTCATGTCAAACTTCTTGTTTACTATCGCTTTGGGGTAGATTATGCCACAGATCAACATCTTTTGAATAAGGTTATTGAGTATGCAGCATCACATGGGGTTGAAGAAATCAAAATCAATCTCCGTGCAAAAACATCTG GTTGCAAATCATTGGACCTGTTGCATCTGGAACAGTTTGCAATGGATCCTGCTGCTGCTGACTTTTCAAATCCATTTGCAAGTTTGGCAGAACTATTTGGTTTCACAACGTTGACAACCCTGCATCTAAATAACTTCACTCTGTGTTACACAGGAATTGACTGTCTGGATCCATTTGCTAATTGTGTCCATATGAAGAATTTGCACTTAAGTGAAATGTCCTTTAAGTCAGATTTGAACCCTAAGGATTTTGTGATATCTGCTCCCAAACTCAGTAACTTGAATCTAATGTGCAACCGCTTCAAATGCAAGATTGTAGTTGCTGCACCACAGCTTTCCAATTTCACTTACTTGTATTCTACACCTTGTGCTTTCTTTGAGTTCCGCCTTCCGTCTTTGGATGGCTTGGTCATTGATATACATGAACCACATGATCGATTTGAAAAATGTCGACGAAGGAAAAGAGAGGAGACTCTACATGGTTTGATCAACATGTTACGGGGATGTCATAGTGCAGAGGCTATTAAACTATCTTTCTGTACAGCTGCG GTAACTTGTGGAACTGCAGCCCTGTTAAAGCCAGAATCTTTGCCTCCTAGTAAATTGAAGTCATTGAACTTTGGAGTGGGATCAACATATAAAATCTTCATAAACAACCTTGACCATATAACTGCCTACTTCCGCAATTGTTCTCAGCATGCAGACTTTGAGATTGTGGCTGTTTAG